A window of Desulfuromonas soudanensis genomic DNA:
GAGGCGTCGATGACGCACTCGTAATCCTCCATCCGGGCGAGGAGTATGCCGCTGGTCGGGTCGACGAATTCGATCTCCGCCACCGCCTTGCGGGCGCTCTGGCTGGTGATGCGGATGCGGATCTCGGCGCCGCTCTCCGGGAACGTCTCGCAGTACTGGCGGTATCGCCCGGCGAAGACCGGCAGCGACGCGGCCCGGTAGCGCTCGAAGCTCCAGAGGATCATCATCTGGAAGCTGCAGTCGAGGGCCAGCGGGTCGGCGAGCCAGGCGTTGCGCAGCGGCTGGTTGATCCACTTGGAGGGGAGCGGCGCCGGGCGTACCAGGGAGCCGATGCCGTCGGCGGAGCAGCCGATCATCTCGCGAATCCCCTGGAAATCGATGCCGTGAAAGAGGCGCTCCGGACGGTAGACCTCCGCCATGGGGTGGGCGTAGGGGGGGAGCTCGAGCCTCTCGACCGGCGCCTTCCCTTCCGGCAGGCGGGCGGCCAGAACCATGCGCGCCCGGCTGTGAACAAACTGCTGCCCCGTGACATCGGTGCCGGAGAGCTCGACGGGGACCATGTGAAAGCCGCCGCTCTTGATCGCCTTGCCGGTCATCACCTGCAGTGTATGGCTCGTTCCCGGTTCCAGGGTCACCCCTTTGAGGACCCGCAGGTCGTTGAAGCCGTGAAAACGCAAGCCGGGATTGTTGTGGATGGCGCCGTGGGCCATCCACTCGATGATCATCGCCATGGGGAGGACCGCCCTCCGGTCCATGACATGGGAGCGCAGGAAGGGGAATTGCTCGATGGAGAGGTCGAGATCGAAGGCCTTGGAGACGTAAATATTCTGATGGACCGCCGACGGGGCGCTCCCGGCGGACTCGCCCCGGCCGCCGAGAATCACCAGTTCCACCGGGCCGCCGGGGGGGGTGGAGATCTCCTCGAGGAGATATTCGGCCCCGGCCCGGAGGTCGATGACGGCAATCCCCTCTTCGGCAAAGACCTTCTTCAGCGCCGGTGTGACCATGCCGCCGTCCCAGGGGCCCCAGTTGAGGGAGAGGACCCGGCAGGAGGGGCGGAGGAGGGCCTGCTGCTGGGCGATCTTGTTGAGAACCTCGTTGGCGACGGCGTAGTCGATCTGCCCGGTGCGGCCGAAGCGGCCGGTGGAGGAGGAAAACATCACCATGAAGGAGAGATCGTCGTCGTCCAGAGCGCCGAGTAGGGAGCGCAGGCCGCCGACCTTGGTCGAGTAGACGGAGGCGAACTGCTCGGCGGTCTTGTCGGCGATCAGCCGGTCGGCCAGGACCCCGGCGCCGTGGATCATGCCGCGGATCGGGCCGTATTCGGCGCGGACCTCGGCGATCGCGGCGCCGACGGCCGCGGCGTCCCGCAGATCGACGGACCGGTAGAGGGGCACCCCCCCCGCGCCGGCGATGCGGCTGAGGGTGGACCGGATCTCCCGGTTGCAAAGAACAGTCTGGTACTGGGCCTCGACGTCCTTCGGCTTGAGCGGGGTGGCGGCGTTGCCGATCAGCGCCTTCTTGATCTCAGCTTCCGCCGAGAGTCCGGCAAGCCAGGCCGGTTCGGACGTCGGGAGGGCGCTGCGTCCGAGGAGAAGGAGAGTCGCCTGGGAGGAGGCGGCCAGGGCGACGGCAATCTCGGCGGTCACCCCGCGGGCGCCGCCGCTGATCACCACCACATCCCCCGGGGAGAGGGGCGAAGGGGAGGATACGGGGGGGAGGGAGAGGTCGGTGAGTTTGAGGGTTTGCAGCCCCTTGGCGGTAATCCCCACTTCCTCGGGGCCGACGGCGAGGATTTCCTCGACGAGCATCGCCGCGGGATCGGATAGATCGACGGCAAGATCGATGGCCTTGCAGGCGACCTGCGGCCACTCGTGAGCGGCGGTCTTGGCCAGACCGGCCAGTCCTCCGGAGAGGGGGTCGACCGACGGGCCGCCGGGAGGAAGGCCGAAGGAGCCGTTGAGGCGCGAGACGGTGGAGAGAAGAGCCCCCCCCTCCGCGGCGGCGGCGAACAGGGCCGGGCCGCAGAGTTGCACCAGGCCGAAGGCATCGGCGAGGAAACGGTCGTCGGTGCCGCCGCTCGGGGCGAGCAGGATCAAAGCGCCCAGTCTGGCCGGAGGCGTCAGGGTTTCCAGAGCTCTCAGATCGATCGCCTCGGGGTGGAAGTGCAGCGCGGAGAGATTCTGGCAGAGGCGCCGGCAGAGTTGGGAACCGTCGTCGCTGACCCAGATCCGGGCTCCCGGAGCCAGGGGGACCGCGGCGCGGCCGGCCTTCGGCTTGAGGGGGACGACCTTGAGCACCTTGCGCTCAATCCCGAAACCGGCTTCGCCGAGGATCGACGAAGGGGGAGGAGTCGCCGGAGCGCTGGGAGCACCGGAGACACTGGCGAGAAAATCGACGATCTGCCCCACGGTCTGCAGCGTCCCGAGATGCTCGGGGCGAATGGCCGGAGCGCCGGGAAGACGCTCCTGCAGGGTCGAGAGGATTTCCACCCGCTTGATGGAGTCAATGCCGAGATCGCTGTCGAGAGCCATCTCCAGCTCGAGCATCTCCACCGGGTAGCCGGTCTTCTCGGCGATGACACCCAACAGGGTCGCCGAGACCCGCTCCCGGTCGAGACCCTCTTCCCGGGGGGAGGGAGGCGCGGCGGCGGGACGGGGTGCGGCACTGAGATGATCGACGATCTGCCCCAGGGTCTGAAGGGTGCCGAGATCTTCGGGACGCACCGCCGGAGCGTCGGGGAGGCGCTCCTGCAGGGCCGAGAGGATCTCCACCCGCTTGATGGAGTCGATGCCGAGATCGGCGTCGAGACTCATCTCCAGCTCGAGCATCTCCGCCGGATAGCCGGTCTTCTCGGCGATGACCGCAAGGAGGACTTCGGCGACCCGGCCGTTATCGACGGCAGGAGCGACGGGAGCCGGGGCGGCAGAAGCGCTGGGAGCCGATGCGGCAGGCGCCATCCCGGCGCCGAGGTGGGCGACGATCTGCCCCAGGGTCTGCAGGGTGCCGAGATCCTCGGGACGCACCGCCGGGGCGCCGGGGAGGCGCTCCTGCAGGGCCGAGAGGATCTCCACCCGCTTGATGGAGTCGATGCCGAGATCGGCGTCGAGACTCATCTCCAGCTCGAGCATCTCCGCCGGATAGCCGGTCTTCTCGGCGATGACCGAGAGGAGGACTGCGGCGACCCGGCCGCCGTCGACGGCAGGAGCGACGGGAGCCGATGCACCAGGCGCCATCCCGGCGCCGAGGTGGGCGACGATCTGCCCCAGGGTCTGCAGGGTACCGAGATCCTCGGGACGCACCGCGGGAGCGCCGGGGAGGCGCTCCTGCAGGGCCGAGAGGATCTCCACCCGCTTGATGGAGTCGATGCCGAGATCGGCGTCGAGACTCATCTCCAGCTCGAGCATCTCTGCCGGGTACCCGGTCTTCTCGGCGATGACCGCCAGCAGAACCTCGGCGACCCGGCCGTTATCGACGGCAGGAGCGACGGGCGCCGATGCACCAGGCGCCATCCCGGCGCCGAGGTGGGCGACGATCTGCCCCAGGGTCTGCAGGGTGCCGAGATCCTCGGGACGCACCGCCGGGGCGCCGGGGAGGCGCTCCTGCAGGGCCGAGAGGATCTCCACCCGCTTGATGGAGTCGATGCCGAGATCGGCGTCGAGACTCATCTCCAGCTCGAGCATCTCCGCCGGATAGCCGGTCTTCTCGGCGATGACCGAGAGGAGGACTGCGGCGACCCGGCCGCCGTCGACGGCCGGGGCCGGGGGAACGGCGGCAACCGGCGCGGCAGGAGCCAAAACGACCGGCGGAGCGACGGCTACTGGCGCGGTCCCCCTGGCGGGAGCCGGTGCGGCGACCGGTGCGGGGACCGGTTCCACGGCCGCCCCGCGGAAGGTGGGCGCCGGGACGGGGGCCCCGGAGAAGAGCTGGCGCTGCTGCTCGACCAGGGCCTGGAAGGTGCGGGTGGCCGACTCCTGCCCTTCGAGGAACTGCCGGTGGAGGCGGGAGGTCTGTTCCTGCAGGCTCTGTAACGCCTGCAGGCTCTGCCGGGTGAGGCTCAGCGCCTCCTGCAGAGCGGCCGGGGGCGCTGCGGCGGCGGAGCGGACCGGAGCCGCGGGCGCAGCGGGTACGGCGGGTGAAGGCGGCGCTGCCGGCGCCGGCGAGTCGGCCCTCAGGACCCTGGGGGCCACCGCCGGACGGCGGGGGGGCGCCTTGAAATAGTTGGCGCCGCAGAGGGGGACGGTCATCCCCTTCTTTTTCGCCGGGGCCGAATCGCAGGCCGCGGCATACCCTTCATCCCAGAGGGAGAGGTCGAGGGGGTAGCCGAGGACGGAGAGCTCCCCGAGAACGCGGGCCAGGTCGTTGATCCCCGAGCGCTTGCCGCCGGAGGCGTCGATGGCGATCGCCCGATGGGGACGCTTGCCGAGGATCGCCTTGACCATGCCGGTGAGACGGGCGCCGGGACCGACTTCGAGGAAGGTGCGGATGCCGGATTGATACATGTTTTCGATCTCGGCGACGAAATCGACGGGGCTGGCAAGCTGGGACGCCAGAAGGTCCCGGGCCTTTTTCGCCGAGGCGGGATAGGGGTGGCCGCTGGTGTTGGAATAGACGGCGGCAGCGGATTTCTGGAAGGGGATCTCCTGCAGGCGTGCGGCGAAGGGGCCGGAGGCCTCGGCGACCAGGGCGCTGTGAAAGGCTGCGGCGACGGAGAGCGGCGTGCAGCGCAGACCCCGCTCGGACAGGAGAGCGGCCGCCCGGGCGATTTCGCTGCTGGCCCCGGAGAGGACCCCCTGGTCGGGGGTGTTGCGGTTGGCGAGGACCAGATTGAGGGCGGTCTCGCCGAGGAACGCCTCGATCTCCCCGAGGGGGGCGGAGACCGCCAGCATCGAGCCGCGGTCCCCCTCCCCGGCCGCCATCAGCTCGCCGCGGAGGCGGGAGAGGGCGTGCAGAGAGGCGCTGTCGAAAGAGCCGGCGGCGGCCAGAGCGGTGAGTTCGCCGTAGCTGTGGCCGGCAAAAGCCTCGGCGGCGACGCCGAAGGAACCGAGGACGCGCAGGGCACCGAGGCTGACGGCGCCGAGAGCCGGCTGGGCGATCTCGGTGGCGCGCAGGGCGACCTCGTCGGCGGTGCGGGTCGCCGCATCGAAGGCCGGGTGGGGATAGATCCTCCCGGAGAGGGACGCAGCGCCGCCGGAAACGGCAAAGGCTTCGTCGGCCTCGCGGAGGGTTTCGAGAAAGGGGGGGAACTGGATTGCCAGATCCTTGAGCATCCCCGGGTACTGGGCTCCCTGGCCGGGGAAGAGGATCCCCAGCGGACCGGCGGCGTCTCCGGCAAAAAAGACGGTGCCGTCGGGAGCGCTCCACCCTTCGTTTCCGGCATTCTTCTCCAGCAGGGTCAGGGCGCTGGCGATCTGGAGCGCCGGATCGCTCAGTCCTTCTTCGAGAACCAAAGAGAGGCGGCAGGACAGGGCCGGATCGAAGGCGCTGCGGCAACGGGCGGCGGCCAGGCGCACCTCATGCCACGTCCCCGCGGCGGGAAAGGCCAGCAGGGCCGCCTTCAGAGCGGTGCGGTCGGCGGCGGAAAAGGGGACGAGCTGCACATCCCCCTTCCAGTCCGAGCCGGCTTTGACGGGGCTGTATTCCTCGAGGAGGCAGTGGAAGTTGGCGCCGCCGAAACCGAGGGCGCTGACTCCGGCCCGGCGCGGATGGTTGCCCCGGGGGATCCAGGGGCGCGCCTCGGCATTGACGTAGAAGGGGGTCCTCCCCCTGGTCACCGCCTCCTGGGGCGTTTTGACCTTGATGGTGGGGGGGAGGGTTTTGTGATAAAGGGAGAGGGCGGCCTTGATGAGCCCCGCCGCACCGGAGGCGGCCTTGGTATGGCCGATCTGGCTCTTGACGGACCCGAGGGCGCACCAGGGGGAATCCCCCTCGCCGAAGACCTCCCGCAGGGCGTTGACTTCCACGGCGTCGCCGACCCGGGTGCCGGTGCCGTGGGCTTCGATCAGCTCGATGGTCGCAGGATCGACGTCCCCCTGCGCATAGGCGCGCTTGAGGGCCTTGGTCTGCCCGGCGGCGCTCGGCTCGTAAATGGCCGAGCCCCGGCCGTCGCTGGAGGAACCGAGCCCCTTGAGGACGGCATAGATCCGGTCGCCGTCGCGCTCGGCGTCGGCGAGGCGCTTGAGGACCAGGATCCCCAGCCCTTCGCCGAGGGTGGTGCCGTCGCCGTCGGCATCGAAGGGACGGGCGTGTCCCGAGGGGGAGAGGGCCGGGGTCTTGCTGAAGCAGGTGTACATGAAGATGTCGTTGAAGGTGTCGATCCCGCCGGTGACCACCATGTCGGCCTTGCCGGTGGCCAGCTCGAGGGCGGCGAGGTTGAGGGCGGAGAGGGAGCTGCCGCAGGCGGCGTCGCAGACGCAGTTGGTGCCGCCGAAATTGAAGTGCTTGCTGATCCGTCCGGCGACCACGTTGCCGAGGAGTCCGGGAAAGGAGTTTTCCTGCCAGGGGACGTAGGCGTCGGAGATGCGCGCCATGACGTCGGCGGCGACACCCTCCTCGACCCCGGCGTCCTTGAGGGCCTGGCGCCACTGGGGATGGCCGAGGCGGGAGGCCAGGGGGATGACGAGTTCCAGGGTGCCGGTGACCCCGAGAATGACGCTGACCTTTTCGCGGTCAAAGTCCCGCTCGGCACCGTATCCGGCGTCCTTTAAGGCCTGATCGACGATGAGCAGGCCGAGGAGCTGGGAGGTGTCGATCGCCTCCAGGGCGTTGGGGAGGACTCCGTACTCCATCGGATTGAAATCGACGGGGGAGAGGAAGCCGCCGTGCCTGGCGTAGACCCGGTCGGGGGACTTGGGGTCGGGATTGAAATAGTCCTCGGTCTTCCAGTGGCTCGGCGGCACCTCGGTGATGGCGTCGACGCCGTTTTTGATGTTGGCCCAGTAGGCCTGGGGGTCGTTGGCTTTCGGAAAGAGGCAGCCGAGACCGACGATCGCCAGGGGGATGGATCCGGCGCTGTCGCCGCTGTATTTTTCGTGGTTTTTTTTCAACTCAGATACTCCTTGATCCTTGCCGTTTCCAGGGGGGCAAGCAATTCGGAATCGGAGGGGAGTTCCATCCCCTGAAGGGAAAGCTGATTGGCGCGAAAAATCACCGCGGCGCCGAAGAGAAGATTCAGGGCCACGGTGACGACCTGGCGCCGGGACGGTTCCTCAAGAAAGGAGCCCCGGGCCCATTCGTTAAAGGCACCCATGGCCGGACCGCACCAGATCTGATAGTCGATGCGCCGCGACGACTCGCCGCGGTTGGCCCAGACCGGCGACTGGCCGAGATACCAGCGAAAGACCAGGGCCATGCGGTATTTGGGGTCGCGCTCGGCCTTCTCCAGCTGGCGCGGGTCGCGCCGGGAAAAAAAAGTGCGCGTCTGGTCCCAGACGGTCTCCAGCGGCAGGCGAAAGACGGTCTTCTCCAGCTTCTGCCGCTCGAGGGCCGGGAGCTCGTCGATGCTGCCATGGAGCCGGTAGAGTTCGTAGAGCCGGGCGGCGCGCATGGAGAACATGGTGCCGCGCTTGAGCACCTGAACGTTGACCCCCATCTCGAACATGTCTCCCGAGGGCGCCATGGTGATGTCGGCCTGACGGGTTTCTGCCAGAAGCTGCCGCACTTCGTCACAGGTTCCCGACTCGACACAGGCCTGGTTGACCGAACCGGTGACCAGGTAGGCGGCCCCCATGACGAAGGCGGCGGCCGCCGAGGCCGGGGTGGAAATCCCGCCGCCGAGGCCGATTCGCAGCCGCTGCCGATAGCCGTGGCGGTCCTGGAACTCCTGCCGGAGAGCGCGAATCGACGGAAAGAGGGAGATGGCCGGGCGGTTGTCGGTGTGACCGCCGGAATCCGCTTCCACCGTCACGTCCTGGGCCATGGGGATGGAGGCGGCCAGCTCGGCCTGCTCTTTCGACAAATCCCCCGCAGCAACGAGTGCCTGCAAAAAGCGCTCCGGCGGCGGAGCGAAGAACTTGGCGGCGACCTCTTCCCGGGAGATCTTGGCGATGACCCGGTTGGGGGTGACGATCTCCCCCGACGGATCGCGGTAGATGCCGTGGGTGCGAAAACGCACCACCGGCAGGGTGAGGTCGAGAAAGGCGGAGGCCTCGATGAGAGCAATGCCGCGGCGCAGGTAGAGATCGACCAGGGCCTCCTCGAGCTGCGGCTCGTTGGGGCTGTGAATCAGGTTGACCCCGAAGGGGATCGCCTCCGGACCCGACTGCAGCTCGGCAAGGGCGTCCTCGACTTCCTCGAGGGGGAGGCCGGCGGCGCCGAAAAAGCCGAGCATCCCCGCATCCCCAAGGGCGCGGACCATGGCGACGGAGCTGATCCCCTTGGCCATGGAACCGCCGATGTAGGGGTAGCGCAGGCCGTGGTCCCGGCAGAAACCGGGATCGCCGAGGCTCTCGAGGGGACAGGCCGGGATCATCCCCACAAAGGGGAGGAGTTCGGCGTCTCCCGCGGTGGCCTGGGGGGATACGAACCCGGAGCGGAGCTCGACTCCCGAGGCGGCCGCGGTGAGAAAGAGCGGAGAATCCAGACGGCGCAGGGCCTCCAGCAAGGCGGCGCCGACGGCGGACCCGGATGACAGCAGAGGGTAAAAGAGCCCCAGGGGTTGGCGATGGTTCAACGGTTGACGATCCAAGAACAAAACTCCTTGGGCAGGTGTCACTCTTTTGACCCGGCAAGAGGCGGGTCGGCCAAAGAAGAGCTGGGGCCCGACAGGCGGCAGGAAGGACGGTTCCTCCCCGAGGGACCCCGAAGCCTGCGAAGCGACGGCAGCCACCAACTCCTCGGCTACAAATCGTGTATTATTTCATTTTGCACCGGCAATGGCAAAGGGTTTATGCACACCCTCCTACCCTTCCGGGATCATTGGGTTCCCGCCGCCACAAGCACTTACACCCTGCACCCGAAACCTTTACGGAGGAACGGCAGGGGGTGCCGACCGGGAAAAGGGATTGACAACCCCAGCCAATTCAGTTAAATACATGGGCCTCAAAGCAAAAATGCCGCTATAGCTCAGCTGGTAGAGCAGCTCACTCGTAATGAGCAGGTCGTCCGTTCAAATCGGATTAGCGGCTCCAGACAACCGCAGGGGTTCATGTCGCAGGACATGAACCCCTGTTGCGTTCCCCCCCTCCCCCTCCCCTGCGGGAGAGGTGCAATCCTGCGCATTCTGTGTTTTAATATACTTTGACATAGTGAACATTGCACAGGAAAGGGGACCCGGCCGGTGATAAATTCCCACGACCTCTACAGGGAGCTTCTCGAACAGATTCACGACGGGGTCTACTTCGTCGACACCGAACGGCGCATCCTCTTCTGGAACCGCGGCGTGGAGCGGCTCACCGGGTTCGGGCGAAACGAAGTGATGAATCACTTCTGCCATGACAACCTCCTCAGGCACGTGGACGGCAACGGCACTTTTCTTTGCCAGGACGGGTGCCCCCTGCAGAAAACCATCGAGGACGGCCAGTCCCGGGAGGCTGAGGTCTTTCTCCATCACAAGGATGGTCACCGGGTCCCCGTTCATGTGCGCGTGACGCCGGTGCGCAACGCCGCCGGGGTGATCACCGGGGCGGTGGAACTTTTTAACGACAACTCCTTCCGGCATTCGTACAACGAACGGATCCGCGAGCTCGAAGACCTGGCCCTTCTCGACCCCCTCACCCGCCTCGCCAATCGCCGTTTTCTTGAAGATCACCTGGAACAGCAGATCAAGGAAATCGACCGGTACAAACTCTCGATCGGCCTGGTCTTTCTCGACATCGACCACTTCAAGCAGTTCAACGACCGCTACGGACACGACTGCGGCGACCTGGTCCTGAAAACCGTGGCCCGCACCCTGAGCGGCAACGGTCGTGCCTTCGACGTCTTCGGCCGCTGGGGGGGGGAGGAATTCATCGGCGTGCTGCGCAATATCGACGGCGACGCCCTGCGGCATGCGGCCGAGAAGTTCCGTACCCTGATCGCCACCTCGAGCGTCCCCTGGCAGGGGGAGGCGCTGTCGGTCACCGCCTCCTTCGGCGCCACCCTCCTCACCGACGAGGACACCCCCTCCTCGGGCCTGCAACGCGTCGACCGCCTCATGTACCTGAGCAAGGAGGGGGGACGCAACCGCGTCACCTTCGGTTAGCCCCCCGGCGCCCGGAGAGAGACAAATGAGCAGAAGCGGCTTCCGGAGATCCCTCCGGAAGCCGCTTTTTTTCGCGCCAGGCCAGCAGCCGCAAAAGTCGCCCCTGTCCCGCCGGCCCCTACCCCCTGAGAAGGGAGCGCCGCTGGCGATAGAGTTCATCGATCTCCGCCACCCCTTCATCGAGGAGATCGAGGTTCCGCTCGATCGCCGCAGGGGCCCTGGCCCATTCCATCTCCTCGAGGGGGGTATGAAGGCCGGCGATCTTTTCCAGAAGGACCAGATCGAAATCCAGAATGCGCTCTTCTCCTTCGGGCGAGAGTTCGGCACTGCTCCCCGTATCGTCGTCGCCGGTGGATATCTCCGCCTTGAGAAAAGCGAGGGTCTTCAGGGTGGCCGCCAGCTTGCCGTGCAGTTCCCCGCCGGTTTCACGGCCGAAGATGAAGTCGGCCAGACGATCCCGCACCTTCTCGAGTTCGGCCGCCAGGTACCGGCGCAGCAGGAGATCGGTTTGGCCGCGGCGAACCGACCGATATCCCTGGAAGCCGGGGATATGTTCGCCGAGCCGTTCGGTCTTGTGTCGCGGGTCGAGCTTCATGAAACCCTCCCTCCTCCGGCCATTCCCTTCAACATTAGCAGAGGGGACGAGGGTGTCAACGAACCTCTGGGAGCCTAGTCCTCCACCTTCCCCCGTCCCCGCTTCACCTCGGAACGCTGCTTCTTCTCGCCGAGGCGCCGCTCCCTTGCACCCCGTCCCGGCTTGGTGGGGACCCGCTTTTTCTGCCGGCGGTTCAGGGCGGCGAGGCGCTCGCGCAGCCGCTCCAGTGCCCGTTCGCGGTTTTCATGCTGGGAACGGGATTCGGTGGCGGTGACGAGAATCCCCGTCGGCAGGTGCTTGATGCGCACCGCCGACTCGGTCTTGTTCTTTTTCTGCCCCCCCGGCCCGGAGGCCCGGTAAAAGGTCACCACCAGGTCTTTGTCGCTGATCTCCAAGGTCTTTCCTCTCTCTGCCGGCTAACTGCTGGAATTTTCTCTTCATCCATGTTAGAAGGAAAAGGGCGTCGGGGCAAGGTCCCCGATCCCCCAACCCTTCAATTCTTTCCCACGGAGTGCCGCCGCCATGACCCATTTTGCCCTGACCATCATCGGCCGGGACCGCCCCGGCATCGTTTCCCAGGTGACCGAAATCCTCTACCGCATCGGCTGCAACATCGCCGACTCGACCTGCACCATCCTCGGCGGCCAGTTCGCCATGATCCTCATCCTCTCCCACCCCGAGTACCACGACCGGGAGGGTTTCGGCGAGGCGTTTGCCCCCCTCGAGGAGACGGGTCTTTCGGTCTTTCTCCGCACCCTCAAGCCCGGCGGGGAGATCCACTGCATCGATCGGGGGGAAATCTGCATGATCTCCGTCTACGGCGCCGACAAGCCGGGGATCGTCTACCGCGTCGCCAAAGAACTCGGCGACCGCCGGGTGAACATCACCGACCTCAACACCAAGCTGGTGGGGAGCGCGGCGCGGCCGGTCTACGTGATGATGATCGAGGCGGTCCTCCCCGAGGGAACCACGGTGGAGGAGATCGACGGGATGATCGGCGCTCTCAGGGAGGAGCTGCAGGTCGACATCTCCGTGCGCTCCATCACGCCGGTGGAGCTCTAGCCCCATGGCCGTCCGCGATATCATTCTCTATCCCGACCCGATCCTCAAGACGGTCTGCGCCGCGGTCCCGCACATCGACGCCGCCTCCGACGCCCTGGTGCAGGACCTCCTCGACACCATGATCGACTCCGGCCATTCGGTGGGGGTGGCGGCGCCGCAGATCGGCGTCTCCTCCCGGGTGGTGGTGGTCGACGTCTCCGGCAGCAAACTCGGCCGCAACAACAACCATGGCCAGCTGGTGCTCATCAATCCCGAAATCCTCGAGCGGCAGGGGAGCGAAACGATGCGCGAGGGGTGCATGAGCGTGCCGGACTACACCGGCAACGTCATCCGGGCCACGGAGATCGTCCTCCAGTTTCTCGACCGCGCCGGGACCGAGCGGGTCATCAAGGCCTCCGGCTTCGAGGCGGTGGCGATCCAGCACGAGATCGACCACCTCGACGGCATCCTCTTTCTCGACCGGGTTTCGAGCCTCAAGACCGACGTCTTCCGGCGCAAGTAACCTCGACCTCCATCGGCACCGTCACAGACGGCAAAAGGCCGGGCAGTCTGCCCGGCCTTTTTTTGAGCGGATTTTTCAGCGCACCGCGGCGGCTATTGCCGCTGGCGGAGAAAGGCGACGACACGCTCGGCGATCTGGTTCGAGGCGTTGACGCAGTCGTTGAGACCGACGCCGAAAAAGGCGTTTCCGGTGAGGAAGAGTCCGGGGGTCTTTTCCAGCTGCTCGTCGAGAGCCAGCAGCTTTTTGCCGTGGCCGGAGACATACTGGGGGATCGCCTTGTCATGGCGGAAGACGCGGACGAAATCGGGCTCGGCGTCGATCCCCATGATTTCCTTGAGATCGGCCTTGACCCGGGACCTGACCTCCTCCTCGCCGAGAGCAATCGCTCCGGGGTTGGTCGCTCCCCCCATCATCGAGCGCAGCAGGACGTGCCCCTCGGGGGCGCGGTGAGGGAAGATGCTCGAGTCCCAGAGGGTGCCGAGGATGTTCTTCCCTTCTTTTTTCGGAATCAGGTAGCCGAAACCGTCCAGGTCGCGGGCGATCTTCTGCCGCTGGTAGCCGAAGCAGACGACGTTCATCGGCGCGTAGGGGATCTCTTTAAGGATGTCGGCCATGGCGGCGCTGGTTTCCTCGAGCATCCCCGCCAGGGCGTGGGCCGGGGCGGCGCTGATCACCAGTTCGGCATCGAGAACCCCGCCGTTTTCCAGGTGCAGTTCGAACCCCTCCTTCCTGGGGAGGATCGCCACCACGGCGCATCCGGTGCGGAGGGTCCCCGATATCGCCGCGGCGGTGGCGTCGGAGAGCTCCTGGATCCCGGCGGAAAAGGAGGTGAGGGTCCCACCGGGACCGGCGGCGCTGGCCACCACCTTGCCGGCCTTGACCTCGGAGCGCTTCTTTTTCGCCAGGCGCGCCATCGCCTTGATCAGCCCGCCGTACTCCCGCTCCAGCTGGTAGAT
This region includes:
- a CDS encoding type I polyketide synthase, coding for MKKNHEKYSGDSAGSIPLAIVGLGCLFPKANDPQAYWANIKNGVDAITEVPPSHWKTEDYFNPDPKSPDRVYARHGGFLSPVDFNPMEYGVLPNALEAIDTSQLLGLLIVDQALKDAGYGAERDFDREKVSVILGVTGTLELVIPLASRLGHPQWRQALKDAGVEEGVAADVMARISDAYVPWQENSFPGLLGNVVAGRISKHFNFGGTNCVCDAACGSSLSALNLAALELATGKADMVVTGGIDTFNDIFMYTCFSKTPALSPSGHARPFDADGDGTTLGEGLGILVLKRLADAERDGDRIYAVLKGLGSSSDGRGSAIYEPSAAGQTKALKRAYAQGDVDPATIELIEAHGTGTRVGDAVEVNALREVFGEGDSPWCALGSVKSQIGHTKAASGAAGLIKAALSLYHKTLPPTIKVKTPQEAVTRGRTPFYVNAEARPWIPRGNHPRRAGVSALGFGGANFHCLLEEYSPVKAGSDWKGDVQLVPFSAADRTALKAALLAFPAAGTWHEVRLAAARCRSAFDPALSCRLSLVLEEGLSDPALQIASALTLLEKNAGNEGWSAPDGTVFFAGDAAGPLGILFPGQGAQYPGMLKDLAIQFPPFLETLREADEAFAVSGGAASLSGRIYPHPAFDAATRTADEVALRATEIAQPALGAVSLGALRVLGSFGVAAEAFAGHSYGELTALAAAGSFDSASLHALSRLRGELMAAGEGDRGSMLAVSAPLGEIEAFLGETALNLVLANRNTPDQGVLSGASSEIARAAALLSERGLRCTPLSVAAAFHSALVAEASGPFAARLQEIPFQKSAAAVYSNTSGHPYPASAKKARDLLASQLASPVDFVAEIENMYQSGIRTFLEVGPGARLTGMVKAILGKRPHRAIAIDASGGKRSGINDLARVLGELSVLGYPLDLSLWDEGYAAACDSAPAKKKGMTVPLCGANYFKAPPRRPAVAPRVLRADSPAPAAPPSPAVPAAPAAPVRSAAAAPPAALQEALSLTRQSLQALQSLQEQTSRLHRQFLEGQESATRTFQALVEQQRQLFSGAPVPAPTFRGAAVEPVPAPVAAPAPARGTAPVAVAPPVVLAPAAPVAAVPPAPAVDGGRVAAVLLSVIAEKTGYPAEMLELEMSLDADLGIDSIKRVEILSALQERLPGAPAVRPEDLGTLQTLGQIVAHLGAGMAPGASAPVAPAVDNGRVAEVLLAVIAEKTGYPAEMLELEMSLDADLGIDSIKRVEILSALQERLPGAPAVRPEDLGTLQTLGQIVAHLGAGMAPGASAPVAPAVDGGRVAAVLLSVIAEKTGYPAEMLELEMSLDADLGIDSIKRVEILSALQERLPGAPAVRPEDLGTLQTLGQIVAHLGAGMAPAASAPSASAAPAPVAPAVDNGRVAEVLLAVIAEKTGYPAEMLELEMSLDADLGIDSIKRVEILSALQERLPDAPAVRPEDLGTLQTLGQIVDHLSAAPRPAAAPPSPREEGLDRERVSATLLGVIAEKTGYPVEMLELEMALDSDLGIDSIKRVEILSTLQERLPGAPAIRPEHLGTLQTVGQIVDFLASVSGAPSAPATPPPSSILGEAGFGIERKVLKVVPLKPKAGRAAVPLAPGARIWVSDDGSQLCRRLCQNLSALHFHPEAIDLRALETLTPPARLGALILLAPSGGTDDRFLADAFGLVQLCGPALFAAAAEGGALLSTVSRLNGSFGLPPGGPSVDPLSGGLAGLAKTAAHEWPQVACKAIDLAVDLSDPAAMLVEEILAVGPEEVGITAKGLQTLKLTDLSLPPVSSPSPLSPGDVVVISGGARGVTAEIAVALAASSQATLLLLGRSALPTSEPAWLAGLSAEAEIKKALIGNAATPLKPKDVEAQYQTVLCNREIRSTLSRIAGAGGVPLYRSVDLRDAAAVGAAIAEVRAEYGPIRGMIHGAGVLADRLIADKTAEQFASVYSTKVGGLRSLLGALDDDDLSFMVMFSSSTGRFGRTGQIDYAVANEVLNKIAQQQALLRPSCRVLSLNWGPWDGGMVTPALKKVFAEEGIAVIDLRAGAEYLLEEISTPPGGPVELVILGGRGESAGSAPSAVHQNIYVSKAFDLDLSIEQFPFLRSHVMDRRAVLPMAMIIEWMAHGAIHNNPGLRFHGFNDLRVLKGVTLEPGTSHTLQVMTGKAIKSGGFHMVPVELSGTDVTGQQFVHSRARMVLAARLPEGKAPVERLELPPYAHPMAEVYRPERLFHGIDFQGIREMIGCSADGIGSLVRPAPLPSKWINQPLRNAWLADPLALDCSFQMMILWSFERYRAASLPVFAGRYRQYCETFPESGAEIRIRITSQSARKAVAEIEFVDPTSGILLARMEDYECVIDASLNASFLRNKLQGAA